In Thermotoga sp. KOL6, the DNA window ATCATACATCTCTACCTCCAGAGATTTTCCTAGCATTCCCTGTTAATAATACTAACACACAACGTTTGGCGAACAACTATTTTTATGTTGTATACTAATACACAGTTCAAGAGAGCAAAACGATGAGTGTGAGGATTTACGGTGGGGAGATCAAATGAATAGCAAACGAAATCAGTCAGAAAGAGAAGCTTTAGAAAAATTCATCTCTGACAATCCCGAACTAGAATTGTTAGAAGAAATCATCGACAGATTCAATATCTTTGCAGCGTTGAATATAGTAAATTATGAAATAAGATATTCTGCTTTCCTATCGTGGTTACTGAATCCCCAAGAGAATCATGGCCTAAGAGATTATTTTTTAAAAATTTTCCTTAAAAAGTTGATCTTAAAAGCTTCTATATTGGGGATGGAGAGAGTTTCGGTTTTTGACATAGACAGCTGGGATTTGGACGATACAGAAGTACTACGAGAGTGGCGAAACATTGACATATTAATAAAACACGATGAACGAAAGTTCGTGTGTGTAATAGAAAACAAAATGTACTCAAAAGATATAAAAGGATTATCAACAGCGAGTATTCATCGTATAGAAAAATGTTTGTTTATTTAACTATTGAAGGGAACATTCCATCCGATAGCGACTACATTCCTATGAGTTACAACGAAATAATCTCGCTAATAGAAGATCTCATAGAAAGAAAAGAAGAAAAGATCGGCCCAGAAATATTGATCTTTATAAAGCATTACAGAGATATGTTAAGGAGGTATATTGTGAGAGAATCTGAAATTCAAGAATTGTGTAGGAAAATTTACCAGAAGCACAAAAAGGCACTGGACTTAATCTTTGAATACAAATTGGATGATCTATTAGAAATATCAAGAATCCTGACTGAGATGATCGAGAAAGATGAAAATCTGATTCTAGATTCATCGAGCAAGTCCTATATAAGGTTTATCTCAAAGAATCTAGATTTTATTCCAAAAAAAGGTGAAGGATGGACAAAATCAGGAAGGATTTTGTTGTTTGAATTCCAGAATTTCAAGGCAAGATTGTCATTGAACTTGATCATCGGTCCCGGTCCAAGAGAAATCAGAGAAAAACTCTACGACAAAGCATGCGAAAAACCACAGTTGTTTAACGGGATCGCCAAAAGAAAACTAACCTCTCAATGGTTTACTGTCTACTCCTGTTTATTCTTAAGAAACTACGAAGATAAAAATCTTGAAGAAATAAAAAAGATCATCGAGGAAAAATTCGAAAAATTCAAGAAAAACGATCTTCCCCGCATTGAAAAAGAAATAAAGGTGTTGGAAGTAGAATTTCAAGATGAATCTCCATAAAATTACAAACAGAAATGTCCAATGAGAACAACACAATTTGATACTTTATTTAATTTAGTCAAGAAGTGATAACATGCACGGATTACCGTTTGAATCAAGAAATATCAAAATCTCAGGATTAGTAGATGATATCAGAAAGGGAATAATTGCTCTTCCCGACCTTCAAAGACCTTTTGTTTAGGATGCAAAAAAGGTTAGAGATCTTTTTGATTCTCCCTACAACGGGCTTCCCATAGGCACCATTATTCTATGGAAAGTTAGGGATGCAGAAAGTTTCAAAAAGATCAATTTAGAAGAGAACACAGTACCGGAATACTTGGTTATAGATGGACAACAAAGGTTAACATCGCTCTATTCAGTGATATACAACAAGCCTGTTTTGACGAAGAATTTTAAAGAAAAACCGCTGAATATCTCGTTCAATCCCATAATGGAAAAATTTGAAGTTACAAACGCAGCTATAGAAAAGGATCCAAGATGGATAAAAAACATAAGTGAGATACTACTACCTGAAAATTCAACTTACAAGGTGATCCAGAAATATCTGAGAGATCTTAAATCAAAATTGAGTGACGAAAGATACGATGAGGAAATCATAGCATCAAGAATAGAAAAATTGAGAAGAATTCTATCATATCCTCTCAATGTTATAGAACTTTCTCATACCCTAGATCCCGAAACCGTTGCAGAGATATTTGTAAGAATTAACAGCACAGGGAAATCTCTCAACCAGAGCGATTTCATTCTGACTCTTCTTTCCTTATACTGGAATGAAGGGAGGAAAGAGCTCGAAAAATTCTGTGAATCGTCAAGGATGTTCCCAGAAGATAACACAAGCTCTTCATACAACATAATAGGCATTAAGCCAGACCCTGAGTACCTGGTGAGAGCAACTGTGGGATATTCCTTTAGAAAGGGAAGACTGAGATACGCATATTTAATACTGAAGGGAAGAGATTTTGAAAATAAAACGATCTCTGAAAATTTGAGAGTTAAGAATATAAACCTCTACAAAGAAGGTCATCAAAAAGTTGTGAATCTAACGAATTGGCATGACTTTGTAAAAATAATTTACAGTTCTGGATTTGTCAACGATCGGCTGATAAATTCCAAAATAGCATTTTTTGTTTCCTACACCCTTTACCTTATCGGAAGATACGATTTCACAATTCATCACAAGGAGTTGGAATCAATAATAAGAAAATGGTTCGTCTTTTCTGTTCTGACGCAAAGGTATAATACATCAACCGAAACCTTAATAGAACAAGATTTTTCATCTCTGAAGAGTGATTTTATAGGAGATCTCAAGAAAATAATGGATGCAGAACTAACTCAAGATTTTTGGGGAATTACTCTTCCAGAAAGGCTCAATTCCTCCTCGATAGAGAATCCTGCGTTCAGGGTTTATACAGCAGCTCTTGTTTACAATGATGAGAACGTATTCTTGTCCGACATAAAATTGAGAGATTACTTAAGCCCTGCGGTTAAAAACGTTAGGAAAAAGATGATAGATCTTCATCATATATTCCCAAAAGCCTATCTGAAAAGAATAGGTTACAAAGAAAATAAGTTGATAAATCAAGTGGCCAATCTTGTTTATATAGAATACAAAGACAACTTAGAAATAAGCGACAAGCCACCCTATGAATATTGGAAAGAAATAACAAAATTTTATCCTGAAGATAAGATCGAAAATCACATAAGATCTCACGATATACCCAATGGGTTTTGGGGAATGACCTATGAAGAATTCCTTGCTGAAAGGCGAAAGATGATGGCTGCAAGAATAAGAAAATACTTCACCAAACTTTGAATATCACACCTTATATATTCTTTACAGTCCGATCAGTGCGGAAAAGATCAAGAAATGATTGACAATTATATTGAACATGGTGCTATATTACTCACAGTGAGTATGTTTTTTATTCTTAACAAAAGTGAGGTGAGAATATGAAGAAGAAAAGACGTTCAATAAAAACAGGGTTGCCACCAGGTACCCCCGTATACACAGGAATCGTAGAAAGAGAGACGGAGATTTCCATTATAGAGTACGATTCAGAAAATTATCGTGAAATGAAAGTAGAAAACATCGAAGAGAGTTTTCTTCACAAAAGCAAATCAACTGTTTCTTGGATAAATGTTGTAGGACTCTC includes these proteins:
- a CDS encoding PD-(D/E)XK nuclease family protein, giving the protein MNSKRNQSEREALEKFISDNPELELLEEIIDRFNIFAALNIVNYEIRYSAFLSWLLNPQENHGLRDYFLKIFLKKLILKASILGMERVSVFDIDSWDLDDTEVLREWRNIDILIKHDERKFVCVIENKMYSKDIKGLSTASIHRIEKCLFI